A DNA window from Litorivicinus lipolyticus contains the following coding sequences:
- the alc gene encoding allantoicase codes for MSHLNLASAKLGAQAVQCSDDSFASMDRLLQDHPAVWKEDVYDDFGKWMDGWESKRRRSGGFDWCVIKLAVPGQIDRFTVDTSYFTGNYPPGAQVWGAIGDEQPSATSDRWVPLSDILSLQGDSQQDAQCLDKAGVYQWIRFDMYPDGGVARLRVYGKAVVERSGDDSIELSALVNGGRITAYSDAHYGNVEAVLTAGRGTDMGDGWETKRRREPGNEWLIIELGVPGQIGEIEIDTAHFKGNFPGGFTIQAADMPALGDQAIVTQAMFWDEIVPFNALTADSIHRFDVAPTGRVTHIKVNSIPDGGMSRIRAFGRPDHG; via the coding sequence ATGAGCCACCTTAACCTCGCCTCCGCCAAACTTGGCGCGCAAGCCGTCCAATGCAGCGATGACTCGTTCGCCTCAATGGATCGTCTGCTCCAAGACCACCCGGCGGTTTGGAAAGAAGACGTCTATGACGACTTTGGCAAATGGATGGACGGCTGGGAATCCAAGCGGCGCCGCAGCGGTGGTTTTGACTGGTGCGTGATTAAGCTGGCAGTACCCGGCCAGATCGACCGCTTCACCGTCGACACCTCATATTTCACCGGTAACTACCCGCCCGGTGCCCAGGTCTGGGGCGCAATCGGGGACGAACAACCCAGCGCGACCAGTGACCGCTGGGTGCCGTTGTCCGATATCTTGAGCCTCCAAGGCGACAGCCAGCAAGACGCCCAGTGCCTAGACAAAGCCGGTGTCTACCAGTGGATTCGCTTTGACATGTACCCCGACGGCGGCGTGGCACGCCTGCGCGTGTATGGTAAAGCCGTAGTCGAGCGCAGCGGTGACGACAGCATCGAACTGTCTGCCCTGGTCAACGGGGGTCGCATCACTGCGTACTCGGACGCCCACTACGGCAACGTAGAGGCCGTCTTGACCGCCGGACGTGGTACCGACATGGGCGACGGCTGGGAAACCAAGCGCCGCCGCGAGCCGGGCAACGAGTGGTTGATTATCGAATTGGGCGTCCCCGGCCAAATCGGCGAAATCGAAATCGACACCGCCCACTTCAAAGGCAACTTCCCCGGTGGTTTCACCATCCAAGCCGCCGACATGCCCGCGCTGGGCGACCAAGCCATTGTCACCCAGGCCATGTTCTGGGACGAAATCGTGCCGTTCAACGCACTGACCGCGGACAGCATTCACCGCTTTGATGTCGCCCCCACCGGCCGCGTCACCCACATTAAGGTCAACAGCATCCCCGACGGTGGCATGTCACGCATCCGCGCATTCGGACGCCCTGATCATGGTTAA
- the uraD gene encoding 2-oxo-4-hydroxy-4-carboxy-5-ureidoimidazoline decarboxylase, with translation MLNPQPSKCALPAFVQAYGSIYEHSPWVAEQLYPNLTAQHDQALVMASAMQAIVDHAGEALQLALLRAHPELVGKLELAELTRESQSEQTGAGLTECTPDEFAEFRELNERYNQRFGFPFIFAVGGFHRSDILASFRARVENDPATEFATALNQVHRIGRLRLNAMETSQ, from the coding sequence ATGCTGAATCCGCAACCGTCTAAATGCGCCTTACCGGCATTCGTTCAGGCCTATGGCAGCATTTACGAGCACTCGCCCTGGGTCGCCGAACAGCTATACCCGAATCTGACTGCGCAGCACGACCAAGCACTGGTCATGGCCAGCGCAATGCAGGCGATCGTCGACCACGCCGGCGAGGCACTCCAGCTGGCGTTGTTGCGAGCCCACCCCGAGCTGGTCGGCAAACTGGAATTAGCCGAACTGACCCGCGAAAGCCAATCCGAACAGACCGGCGCCGGGCTGACCGAATGCACGCCGGACGAATTTGCCGAGTTTCGCGAGCTTAACGAGCGCTATAACCAGCGTTTTGGCTTTCCGTTTATTTTTGCCGTCGGCGGCTTCCACCGCAGTGACATCTTGGCGTCGTTCCGGGCCCGTGTTGAAAACGATCCGGCGACTGAATTTGCAACCGCCCTCAACCAGGTCCACCGAATCGGTCGCCTGCGCTTGAACGCCATGGAGACCTCACAATGA
- the puuE gene encoding allantoinase PuuE — protein sequence MTDYPRDLIGYGPTPPHANWPNRARIAVQFVLNYEEGAENCVLHGDPASEIFLSEIIGAAAFQGRRHMSMESIYEYGSRAGVWRILDLFRSRQIPLTVFGVGMAMQRHPAVIEQCLKDGHEIASHAHRWINYDGLSMDQERAMMDAAIDAHVEVTGSLPQGWYTGRTSENTRALVAERDHIVYDADDYSDDLPFWSTQVTTPHLVVPYTLDTNDMRFATPQGFNTADQFFTYLKDAFDVLYAEGERTPKMLSIGMHCRLLGRPARFRALQQFVDYVLSHDDVWVARRLDIAEHWIKHHPHGAA from the coding sequence ATGACTGACTATCCTCGCGACTTAATCGGTTATGGCCCCACGCCACCCCATGCGAACTGGCCTAACCGCGCCCGCATCGCCGTCCAATTCGTCCTCAACTACGAAGAGGGCGCGGAGAACTGTGTGTTGCACGGCGACCCGGCCAGCGAGATTTTCCTATCGGAAATTATTGGAGCCGCCGCCTTCCAAGGCCGTCGCCACATGTCAATGGAGTCGATCTACGAATACGGCAGTCGCGCCGGTGTTTGGCGCATTTTGGACTTGTTCCGCAGCCGCCAAATACCGCTGACGGTGTTCGGCGTCGGCATGGCCATGCAGCGCCACCCCGCGGTGATCGAACAGTGCTTAAAGGACGGTCACGAGATCGCCAGCCACGCCCATCGCTGGATCAACTACGACGGCCTTAGCATGGACCAAGAGCGCGCCATGATGGACGCGGCGATTGACGCCCATGTCGAGGTTACCGGTTCACTGCCCCAAGGGTGGTACACCGGCCGCACCAGCGAAAACACCCGAGCGCTGGTCGCCGAACGCGATCATATTGTGTACGACGCCGACGACTACTCGGATGATTTACCGTTTTGGTCAACCCAAGTCACTACGCCGCACTTGGTCGTCCCCTACACTCTGGACACCAACGACATGCGTTTTGCGACGCCCCAGGGGTTTAACACCGCCGATCAGTTTTTCACTTACTTAAAGGACGCCTTTGACGTGCTGTACGCCGAGGGCGAGCGCACGCCGAAGATGCTGTCGATTGGCATGCATTGCCGCCTGCTTGGACGCCCTGCGCGCTTCCGTGCCCTACAGCAGTTCGTGGACTATGTGTTAAGCCACGACGATGTCTGGGTCGCGCGCCGATTGGACATTGCCGAGCACTGGATTAAACACCACCCCCACGGAGCTGCGTAG
- a CDS encoding urate hydroxylase PuuD yields MEWASLLLRWLHVITAIAWIGSSFYFVWLDLSLRKREGLPKGAHGESWSVHGGGFYHVQKYLVAPERMPEELHWFKHESYFTWLSGFCLLAVTYYYGANTYLVDTAVADLSAMQAIGISIASLVGGWVFFDQLCKSKLGENLWVLAAILFVFLMASGWAYSEIFSARATLLHVGAMIATWMTGNVFFIIIPNQKKVVATLKAGGKADPIYGKIAKQRSTFNNYLTLPVLFMMLSNHYPMTYGIDALWLVVGLVILIGATIRSWFNFGHEGRSGVARQWQWPVAGVLTVVLAWVLYVPPAQLEAGEAVISDAEAVALVQTHCVACHGPVLAAAMKGVQLHTLDSIIKNKDSIYAQAVASQAMPMGNASGMTEAERRALGLWIQAQ; encoded by the coding sequence ATGGAGTGGGCAAGCTTGCTGCTGCGTTGGTTGCACGTAATCACCGCGATCGCCTGGATTGGTAGCTCGTTCTACTTTGTATGGCTGGACTTGTCGCTGCGTAAACGTGAAGGACTGCCCAAAGGTGCTCACGGTGAAAGCTGGAGCGTCCATGGGGGTGGCTTCTATCACGTCCAGAAATACCTGGTGGCGCCGGAGCGGATGCCCGAAGAGCTGCACTGGTTCAAACATGAAAGCTATTTTACCTGGTTGTCCGGATTTTGCTTGTTGGCGGTGACCTACTATTACGGCGCTAATACCTACCTAGTCGACACGGCGGTGGCCGATTTATCGGCGATGCAAGCGATCGGTATCAGCATCGCGTCGCTGGTCGGCGGTTGGGTGTTTTTCGATCAGCTGTGCAAATCCAAATTGGGTGAAAATCTGTGGGTGCTGGCGGCGATATTGTTCGTATTTTTGATGGCATCGGGTTGGGCTTACAGCGAGATCTTTAGTGCTCGGGCCACCTTGCTGCACGTCGGCGCGATGATCGCGACCTGGATGACGGGCAACGTCTTTTTCATCATCATTCCGAACCAGAAAAAGGTCGTCGCGACACTCAAAGCGGGCGGTAAAGCCGACCCGATCTACGGCAAAATTGCTAAGCAACGTTCAACCTTTAATAACTACCTGACCTTGCCGGTGTTGTTCATGATGCTGTCCAACCACTACCCCATGACCTACGGCATCGATGCGCTGTGGTTGGTGGTCGGTTTGGTCATTTTGATTGGCGCGACCATCCGTTCGTGGTTCAACTTTGGCCACGAAGGCCGTTCTGGCGTTGCGCGTCAGTGGCAGTGGCCGGTCGCCGGCGTGCTGACCGTTGTGTTGGCGTGGGTGTTGTATGTACCACCGGCCCAGCTTGAAGCGGGTGAAGCGGTGATCTCGGACGCCGAGGCCGTGGCTCTTGTCCAGACCCATTGTGTTGCCTGCCACGGCCCGGTTTTGGCGGCGGCCATGAAGGGCGTGCAGCTGCACACACTGGACAGCATTATCAAAAACAAAGACTCGATCTATGCCCAGGCAGTCGCCTCCCAGGCTATGCCGATGGGCAATGCCAGCGGCATGACCGAGGCTGAACGACGTGCGCTGGGCCTTTGGATTCAGGCCCAGTAA
- a CDS encoding LysR family transcriptional regulator: MHRIDDEQVFCEVVEHGSFSDAGRALRVSTAVISARIARLEERLGLRLLNRTTRSVVTTEAGQVYYHACREVVARMRAALDQLEEMQNAPQGVIKVTAPDVLGREVIAPLLAEFRLLYPSVDIRLHIADRVVNIIDESLDLAIRHGYPEASSWVLRPLALDRWVTCGSPDYLAGQGTPDSVADLTEHNCLLLRFHGSRQFQWQYQHGADRLYEKVGGSMDASASGVLASWAKAGLGLVQQSVWNLHGDLSSGALVPVLEGFEPKGLRINALMPDREHRPAKIGLLLDFLAERMAQHPSQTYLPS; encoded by the coding sequence ATGCACCGAATCGACGATGAACAGGTGTTCTGCGAAGTCGTCGAGCACGGTAGTTTTTCGGATGCGGGCCGGGCGCTGCGGGTGTCCACTGCGGTCATCAGTGCGCGCATTGCGCGCCTTGAAGAGCGCCTTGGACTACGGCTTTTAAACCGCACCACCCGCAGCGTGGTCACCACCGAAGCCGGTCAAGTTTACTACCATGCCTGTCGCGAGGTGGTTGCGCGCATGCGCGCAGCGCTGGATCAGCTTGAGGAAATGCAAAACGCGCCACAGGGTGTGATCAAGGTTACGGCACCGGATGTGTTGGGCCGCGAGGTGATCGCACCGCTGCTGGCGGAATTTCGGCTGCTGTATCCAAGCGTTGATATTCGCCTACACATTGCCGACCGGGTCGTTAATATCATCGATGAATCGTTGGACTTGGCGATTCGTCACGGCTACCCCGAGGCTTCGTCCTGGGTCTTGCGGCCACTGGCGCTGGACCGCTGGGTGACCTGTGGGTCGCCGGACTATTTGGCGGGTCAGGGCACGCCGGACAGCGTCGCTGACCTGACCGAACACAACTGCTTGCTGTTGCGCTTTCATGGTTCGCGCCAATTCCAATGGCAGTACCAGCACGGGGCGGACCGATTATACGAAAAAGTCGGTGGGTCGATGGATGCTTCGGCCTCCGGCGTGCTGGCCAGCTGGGCCAAAGCCGGCCTTGGTCTGGTTCAGCAGTCGGTTTGGAATTTGCACGGCGACCTCAGCAGTGGGGCCTTGGTGCCGGTGCTGGAAGGGTTCGAGCCAAAAGGCCTGCGCATCAATGCGCTGATGCCGGACCGGGAACACCGGCCGGCAAAAATTGGCCTGTTGCTGGACTTCTTGGCCGAGCGCATGGCCCAACATCCCTCACAAACCTATTTACCTTCGTAA
- the uraH gene encoding hydroxyisourate hydrolase, with the protein MASLSTHALDTALGTPARGLGLTLFKINAGERVELGRFTTNDDGRVDGGLFNDPETALGEYEIVFEAGAYLASTGGTDRYLTQVPIRFSVYDQSHYHVPLLVSSYGYSTYRGS; encoded by the coding sequence ATGGCTTCACTGTCGACACACGCACTGGATACCGCTTTGGGCACACCGGCCCGCGGACTCGGATTAACCCTATTCAAAATTAACGCCGGCGAGCGTGTCGAGTTAGGTCGTTTCACCACCAACGACGACGGACGCGTCGACGGTGGCTTGTTTAACGACCCCGAGACGGCTCTGGGCGAATATGAAATCGTGTTCGAAGCGGGCGCTTACTTGGCCTCGACCGGTGGCACGGATCGTTACCTGACCCAGGTTCCGATTCGGTTCAGTGTTTATGATCAGAGTCATTACCACGTGCCGCTGTTGGTCAGCAGCTATGGTTACTCAACCTACCGTGGCAGCTAG
- the panD gene encoding aspartate 1-decarboxylase, producing MKLRTLLDAKLHRVTVTAAELHYIGSCAIDADLLQAAGMVEHERIDIWNLNNGERFSTYAIEAPAGSGVISVNGSAARKAEVGDLLIIASFCQLTEDELSKHTPAKVFVDERNRQISEVDALARQGVTN from the coding sequence ATGAAACTACGCACCCTGCTGGACGCCAAACTGCACCGAGTCACCGTGACCGCCGCCGAGCTGCATTACATTGGGTCCTGCGCCATCGACGCTGACTTGCTGCAGGCCGCCGGCATGGTCGAGCATGAGCGCATCGACATCTGGAATTTGAACAACGGCGAACGCTTCTCGACCTATGCAATCGAGGCGCCAGCCGGATCCGGGGTGATTTCAGTCAACGGCTCGGCAGCACGCAAAGCCGAAGTCGGCGACTTGCTGATCATCGCCAGCTTTTGCCAACTCACCGAAGACGAGCTGTCCAAGCACACACCCGCCAAGGTTTTTGTCGACGAGCGCAATCGACAGATTTCGGAGGTCGATGCCCTCGCCCGTCAGGGTGTCACGAACTAG